Proteins encoded within one genomic window of Micromonospora halotolerans:
- a CDS encoding glycoside hydrolase family 3 N-terminal domain-containing protein — protein sequence MRLPRHATLGAVGALVVALTPAPPAAAADAGTVTVTAGRPVYAAAEGSRVPVDLAVSTSDGRPLAAAVTVRWATGSGTATPGADYTAASGTLTFPAGSPSGATRSVTVALRADGVAETAETVPLTLAADGATVAARPTVVVDAHGLPYLDRRLPVRRRVADLLGRMTLAEKVGQMTQAERAAVADDPAAVARWQLGSVLSGGGSTPASNTPAAWVEMVNGLQAQALSTRLQIPLIYGIDAVHGHGNVVGATVFPHNVGLGATRDPKLVERVGHATAAEVRATGIPWNFAPCLCVSRDERWGRSYESFGEDPALVVSMETVIDGLQGRPGRLDDADRVLATAKHYAGDGDTDYDEAVAAANEGKPWWEQKYPIDQGVTVTDRAHFARVDLAPYLPAVRAHGVGSVMPSFSSVDWTEDGLGNPTKMHAHRELITDVLKGRLGFDGFLISDWEGIHQIPDPAEPTNGGLTAYKVRVGVNAGTDMFMEPNSAEQFEQLLLAEVTAGQVPTARIDDAVRRILTKKFELGLFEHPYASADNLDQVGSAAHRAVGREAVAKSQVLLKNSGRALPLRRDAKLYVAGRNADDLGNQAGGWTVTWQGVSGADAVPGTSILDGIRQVAPGAQVTYSADASAPTDGAEVGVVVVGETPYAEGYGDVGGPECGWCSVPQQEEKSLRLQPADRAVVDKVCAALPTCVVLVVSGRPQVLTDQLGEIDALVASWLPGSEGAGVADVLFGRRPFTGRLPVSWPRDEAQVPVNVGDADYRPLYPFGWGLRTVPGRGDLAAVAADRPQVRAALAPASWNADGSLRDAPRVLDRLGRQLGADHRDGALVEAILGVVRDAAQAAVVRGSAPDNWAALIADADHAQLTGDPVRAFALLARVAA from the coding sequence ATGAGACTGCCCAGACACGCCACGCTCGGCGCGGTCGGCGCCCTGGTGGTGGCCCTGACGCCGGCCCCGCCCGCGGCGGCTGCCGACGCCGGCACGGTCACCGTCACCGCCGGCCGGCCGGTCTACGCGGCGGCCGAGGGGAGCCGGGTGCCGGTCGACCTCGCGGTGTCCACCTCCGACGGACGCCCCCTCGCCGCCGCGGTCACCGTGCGCTGGGCCACCGGCTCCGGCACGGCCACGCCCGGCGCCGACTACACCGCCGCGTCCGGCACGCTCACCTTCCCGGCGGGCAGCCCGTCCGGCGCCACCCGCTCGGTCACGGTCGCGCTGCGCGCGGACGGCGTGGCGGAGACCGCCGAGACCGTGCCGCTGACCCTCGCCGCCGACGGGGCCACGGTCGCGGCCCGGCCCACCGTGGTGGTCGACGCGCACGGCCTGCCGTACCTCGATCGGCGGCTGCCGGTGCGGCGGCGCGTCGCCGACCTGCTGGGCCGGATGACCCTCGCCGAGAAGGTCGGCCAGATGACCCAGGCCGAGCGGGCGGCCGTCGCCGACGACCCGGCCGCCGTCGCCCGCTGGCAGCTCGGCTCGGTGCTCTCCGGCGGCGGCTCGACCCCCGCCAGCAACACCCCGGCCGCCTGGGTCGAGATGGTCAACGGGCTCCAGGCGCAGGCGCTGAGCACCCGCCTCCAGATCCCGCTGATCTACGGGATCGACGCCGTGCACGGCCACGGCAACGTCGTGGGCGCCACCGTCTTCCCGCACAACGTCGGGCTCGGCGCCACCCGCGATCCGAAGCTGGTGGAGCGGGTCGGCCACGCCACCGCCGCCGAGGTACGCGCCACCGGCATCCCGTGGAACTTCGCGCCCTGCCTGTGCGTGTCCCGGGACGAGCGGTGGGGCCGCAGCTACGAGAGCTTCGGCGAGGACCCGGCGCTGGTGGTGTCGATGGAGACGGTCATCGACGGCCTGCAGGGCCGGCCCGGCCGGCTCGACGACGCCGACCGGGTGCTCGCCACCGCGAAGCACTACGCGGGCGACGGCGACACCGACTACGACGAGGCGGTCGCCGCCGCGAACGAGGGCAAGCCCTGGTGGGAGCAGAAGTACCCGATCGACCAGGGAGTGACCGTCACCGACCGGGCGCACTTCGCCCGCGTCGACCTGGCCCCGTACCTGCCGGCCGTGCGGGCCCACGGGGTGGGCAGCGTGATGCCCTCCTTCTCCAGCGTGGACTGGACCGAGGACGGGCTCGGCAACCCGACCAAGATGCACGCCCACCGCGAGCTGATCACCGATGTGCTCAAGGGCCGGCTGGGCTTCGACGGGTTCCTGATCTCCGACTGGGAGGGCATCCACCAGATCCCCGACCCGGCCGAGCCGACCAACGGCGGGCTGACCGCCTACAAGGTCCGCGTCGGGGTCAACGCCGGCACCGACATGTTCATGGAGCCGAACAGCGCCGAGCAGTTCGAGCAGCTGCTCCTCGCCGAGGTGACCGCCGGCCAGGTGCCCACCGCCCGGATCGACGACGCGGTCCGGCGGATCCTCACCAAGAAGTTCGAGCTCGGCCTCTTCGAGCACCCGTACGCCTCGGCCGACAACCTCGACCAGGTCGGCAGCGCGGCGCACCGGGCCGTCGGCCGGGAGGCCGTGGCGAAGTCCCAGGTGCTGCTGAAGAACAGCGGGCGGGCCCTGCCGCTGCGCCGGGACGCCAAGCTCTACGTGGCCGGGCGCAACGCCGACGACCTCGGCAACCAGGCCGGCGGCTGGACCGTCACCTGGCAGGGCGTCTCCGGCGCCGACGCGGTACCCGGCACGTCCATCCTGGACGGCATCCGTCAGGTCGCCCCGGGCGCCCAGGTCACCTACAGTGCCGACGCCTCCGCCCCCACCGACGGCGCGGAGGTCGGTGTCGTGGTGGTCGGCGAGACCCCGTACGCGGAGGGCTACGGCGACGTCGGCGGCCCGGAGTGCGGGTGGTGCAGCGTGCCGCAGCAGGAGGAGAAGTCGCTCCGGCTCCAGCCCGCCGACCGGGCGGTCGTCGACAAGGTCTGCGCGGCGCTGCCCACCTGCGTGGTGCTGGTGGTCTCCGGCCGGCCGCAGGTGCTCACCGACCAGCTCGGCGAGATCGACGCCCTGGTGGCGTCGTGGCTGCCCGGCAGCGAGGGCGCCGGGGTGGCCGACGTGCTCTTCGGCCGCCGTCCGTTCACCGGCCGGCTGCCGGTGAGCTGGCCGCGGGACGAGGCGCAGGTGCCGGTCAACGTGGGCGATGCCGACTACCGGCCGCTGTACCCGTTCGGTTGGGGCCTGCGGACCGTCCCGGGCCGGGGCGACCTGGCCGCCGTCGCCGCCGACCGGCCGCAGGTGCGGGCGGCCCTCGCGCCGGCCAGCTGGAACGCCGACGGCTCCCTGCGTGACGCCCCCCGGGTGCTGGACCGGCTCGGGCGGCAGCTCGGCGCCGACCACCGGGACGGCGCGCTGGTCGAGGCCATCCTCGGGGTGGTCCGGGACGCCGCCCAGGCGGCCGTGGTGCGGGGGAGCGCGCCGGACAACTGGGCCGCGCTGATCGCCGACGCCGACCACGCCCAGCTCACCGGCGACCCGGTCCGGGCGTTCGCCCTGCTGGCCCGCGTCGCCGCCTGA
- a CDS encoding MFS transporter gives MSRRRAPLAGLLAAHTVSLTGNMLTLIALPLYVLAETGSPAATGLAGAFATAPVVLGGAFGGVLVDRIGYRRASVLADLVSGVTVAAVPLLHATVGLPFPALLGLVFVSGLLDTPGQTARTALLPEAATEAGVPIERAIGWLGATERGARLIGAPVAGLLVGMLGALPVLAVDAATFAVSALVVAVLVPASLRPPADHDAPSAGYWRDFAAGLRFLVREPLLRAMVLLVLVTNLFDATKSNVLMPIVATRDLGGAAAFGLLVGAMGGGALVGSLIFSAIGHRLPRRATFVTAFAVAGAPPFWALAAAPPLPVVAAVCAVAGLAAGAINPLIGAVELERVPATMRARVYGVIGAGAWAAMPVGAFGAGLAADHLGTTTTLVAIGAGYLLVVLTPLLGGPWRDLRRPVATEPARPDRAPAAAAATTE, from the coding sequence GTGAGCCGCCGGCGGGCACCCCTCGCCGGGCTGCTGGCCGCGCACACGGTCTCGCTCACCGGCAACATGCTCACCCTCATCGCGCTGCCGCTCTACGTGCTCGCCGAGACGGGCTCCCCCGCCGCCACCGGGCTGGCCGGCGCGTTCGCCACCGCCCCCGTGGTGCTCGGCGGCGCCTTCGGCGGCGTGCTCGTCGATCGGATCGGCTACCGCCGGGCCAGCGTGCTGGCCGACCTGGTCTCCGGCGTGACGGTCGCCGCCGTGCCGCTGCTGCACGCCACGGTGGGGCTGCCGTTCCCGGCGCTGCTCGGGCTGGTCTTCGTCAGCGGCCTGCTCGACACCCCGGGCCAGACCGCCCGGACGGCGCTGCTGCCCGAGGCGGCGACCGAGGCCGGGGTGCCGATCGAGCGCGCGATCGGCTGGTTGGGGGCCACCGAGCGCGGTGCCCGCCTGATCGGCGCGCCGGTGGCCGGCCTGCTGGTCGGCATGCTCGGCGCGCTCCCGGTGCTGGCCGTGGACGCGGCCACGTTCGCCGTCTCGGCGCTGGTGGTGGCGGTGCTGGTGCCGGCGAGCCTGCGGCCGCCCGCCGACCACGACGCCCCCTCGGCCGGCTACTGGCGCGACTTCGCCGCCGGGCTGCGCTTCCTGGTCCGCGAGCCGCTGCTGCGCGCCATGGTGCTGCTGGTGCTGGTCACCAACCTCTTCGACGCCACCAAGAGCAACGTGCTCATGCCGATCGTCGCCACCCGGGACCTCGGCGGGGCGGCCGCGTTCGGCCTGCTGGTCGGCGCCATGGGCGGCGGCGCGCTGGTCGGCTCGCTGATCTTCAGCGCCATCGGGCACCGGCTGCCCCGCCGCGCCACCTTCGTCACGGCGTTCGCCGTGGCCGGCGCGCCGCCCTTCTGGGCGCTCGCCGCCGCCCCGCCGCTGCCGGTGGTGGCCGCGGTCTGCGCGGTGGCCGGTCTCGCCGCCGGTGCGATCAACCCGCTCATCGGCGCGGTCGAGCTGGAACGCGTCCCGGCGACCATGCGCGCCCGGGTCTACGGCGTGATCGGGGCGGGCGCCTGGGCGGCCATGCCGGTGGGCGCGTTCGGCGCCGGACTGGCCGCCGACCACCTGGGCACCACCACGACCCTGGTCGCCATCGGCGCCGGCTACCTGCTGGTGGTGCTCACCCCGCTGCTCGGCGGCCCGTGGCGGGACCTGCGCCGACCGGTGGCCACGGAACCGGCCCGCCCGGACCGCGCGCCGGCGGCCGCCGCCGCCACGACGGAGTGA
- a CDS encoding helix-turn-helix domain-containing protein, with protein MADEPKTLHLTDPKAMRALAHETRIRLLGELRIRGPQTVGILSDVTGEAVGSVSYHLGKLAEHGFVVEAPELARNRRERWWRAAHARTNWEPVELLDDPERRLASDLLRRAFLQRYVARFEAYLDAEASLDPAWVRGTTSSDNFLHLTPDELVELRRELSELGERWQARSNPDRPDARTVTLIWQAYRGPQ; from the coding sequence ATGGCGGATGAGCCGAAGACCCTGCACCTCACCGATCCGAAGGCCATGCGGGCGCTGGCCCACGAGACCCGGATCCGGCTCCTGGGCGAGCTGCGCATCCGCGGCCCGCAGACCGTGGGCATCCTCAGCGACGTCACCGGCGAGGCGGTCGGCTCGGTCAGCTACCACCTGGGCAAGCTGGCCGAGCACGGCTTCGTCGTGGAGGCGCCCGAGCTGGCCCGCAACCGCCGGGAGCGGTGGTGGCGGGCGGCACACGCGCGCACCAACTGGGAGCCGGTGGAGCTGCTCGACGACCCGGAGCGGCGGCTCGCCTCCGACCTGCTGCGCCGGGCCTTCCTCCAGCGCTACGTGGCCCGGTTCGAGGCGTACCTCGACGCCGAGGCGTCCCTCGACCCAGCCTGGGTCCGGGGCACCACCAGCAGCGACAACTTCCTCCACCTCACCCCGGACGAGCTCGTGGAGCTGCGGCGGGAGCTGTCCGAGCTGGGCGAGCGCTGGCAGGCCCGCAGCAACCCCGACCGGCCGGACGCGCGCACCGTCACGCTGATCTGGCAGGCCTACCGGGGGCCGCAGTGA
- the smpB gene encoding SsrA-binding protein SmpB translates to MTRETGRKLVASNKKARHDYTILKTYEAGIVLAGTEVKSLREGRVSLVDAFAQERDGEIMLYGLHIAEYGFGTWTNHQPRRTRKLLLNRVEIARILEKLRDGGVTLVPLSMYFSNGWAKVELGLARGRRSYDKRQALAERDANREIARELGRRLKGRRPA, encoded by the coding sequence GTGACCAGGGAGACGGGGCGCAAGCTCGTCGCCTCGAACAAGAAGGCGCGGCACGACTACACGATCCTGAAGACGTACGAGGCCGGGATCGTGCTGGCCGGAACCGAGGTGAAGTCGCTGCGGGAGGGGCGGGTGTCGCTGGTCGACGCGTTCGCCCAGGAGCGCGACGGCGAGATCATGCTGTACGGCCTGCACATCGCCGAGTACGGCTTCGGCACCTGGACCAACCACCAGCCCCGGCGCACCCGGAAGCTGCTGCTGAACCGCGTCGAGATCGCCCGGATCCTGGAGAAGCTGCGCGACGGCGGGGTCACCCTGGTGCCGCTGTCGATGTACTTCTCGAACGGCTGGGCCAAGGTCGAGCTGGGCCTGGCCCGGGGCCGCCGGTCGTACGACAAGCGCCAGGCGCTCGCCGAGCGGGACGCCAACCGGGAGATCGCCCGCGAGCTGGGCCGCCGCCTCAAGGGCCGCCGCCCCGCCTGA
- a CDS encoding FUSC family protein — translation MRRRPGGELRDRLRRRDPGYRLIRRAARLTVVASLTFYGCRYGLGSVTLATYALFATVATGSFAQLPGRAAVRARTLLAALPVAWALVAVGTVLAVNTAAAAAGMLVIGFAVAFAGVGGPRLVGLANALQLFYILACFPPYQPDTLPARLAGVTLGVALVALAEVTLWPDPAPVSFPQRLDAAAGGLADLLDALADVLVGRPGAAGAAARRHARAAQLLDQVRMSRLPVTARPTSAGRHDRAWRDAAAAAQEMLAVAESLASRPDVPGSGDPDLAGALRRCAAALRRSADRTVRRPGTPAAGGPEPATPPPSWRAAGPVRLRVDAAVRTLADQAGTYATAIGIATGPRGRRAARPVEAGADRFWYAGRSTWSLYRRQFRAHLTPRSVYLEGAVRLAVALSAARVIAGIVNLQHGFWVLLATLSLMRASASDTRTTLRPALVGTVAGGAAGGLLLLVSPERQAYAALLPLALVLAFGVGPLLGLGWAQALLTLLLIVVFAQLNPASWQLAGARVVDVAIGAVVGVLAGLLLWPRGSGAELCRNAGAYLAASGRAAERIAEAFAGTADARAAVTAARRAEALATASFVQYHGERHDPRLSHIDWDAVLAAAHRATYGGQALLADRRPGVLARWPGPAAALVAWAGRLRDGYAGLGRQVTRGRVDRPPAPTDPPGDVARQVHGMVRDGEDRPEVLALVEVDGWLGDLDAHLRRAGTAVPEEPPQPIRPPAVTNHSPVSQSDGPPTTR, via the coding sequence ATGCGTCGACGGCCCGGCGGGGAGCTGCGGGACCGGCTGCGCCGGCGCGACCCGGGCTACCGCCTCATCCGTCGGGCGGCCCGGCTGACCGTGGTCGCGTCCCTCACCTTCTACGGCTGCCGCTACGGCCTCGGCAGCGTCACCCTCGCCACGTACGCGCTGTTCGCCACGGTCGCCACGGGCAGTTTCGCCCAGCTGCCGGGGCGGGCCGCCGTGCGGGCGCGCACCCTGCTGGCGGCCCTACCGGTGGCCTGGGCGCTCGTGGCGGTCGGCACGGTCCTGGCGGTCAACACCGCGGCCGCGGCCGCCGGGATGCTCGTCATCGGGTTCGCCGTGGCGTTCGCGGGCGTCGGCGGGCCACGCCTCGTCGGGCTGGCCAACGCGCTCCAGCTGTTCTACATCCTGGCCTGCTTCCCGCCGTACCAGCCGGACACCCTCCCGGCCCGGCTGGCCGGCGTCACCCTGGGCGTCGCCTTGGTCGCGCTCGCCGAGGTGACGCTCTGGCCGGACCCGGCGCCGGTCTCCTTCCCGCAGCGCCTCGACGCCGCCGCGGGCGGCCTCGCGGACCTCCTCGACGCGCTCGCGGACGTGCTGGTCGGGCGGCCGGGCGCGGCCGGGGCGGCGGCGCGCCGGCACGCCCGGGCCGCACAGCTGCTCGACCAGGTGCGGATGTCGCGACTGCCGGTGACGGCACGCCCCACGTCGGCCGGTCGCCACGACCGGGCCTGGCGGGACGCGGCCGCCGCCGCCCAGGAGATGCTCGCGGTCGCCGAGTCCCTCGCGTCCCGGCCGGACGTCCCGGGCAGCGGGGACCCCGACCTGGCCGGCGCGCTCCGGCGGTGCGCGGCCGCGCTCCGGCGGTCCGCCGACCGCACGGTCCGTCGACCCGGCACGCCGGCCGCCGGCGGGCCGGAGCCGGCCACCCCGCCGCCGTCGTGGCGGGCCGCCGGTCCGGTCCGGCTGCGCGTGGACGCGGCGGTCCGCACGCTCGCCGACCAGGCCGGGACGTACGCGACGGCGATCGGGATCGCCACCGGTCCGCGCGGTCGCCGCGCCGCGCGGCCCGTCGAGGCGGGCGCGGACCGGTTCTGGTACGCGGGGCGCAGCACCTGGTCGCTGTACCGGCGACAGTTCCGGGCACACCTCACCCCGCGGTCGGTGTACCTCGAGGGAGCCGTCCGGCTCGCCGTGGCCCTGTCCGCCGCGCGGGTGATCGCCGGGATCGTCAATCTGCAGCACGGGTTCTGGGTGCTCCTGGCGACGCTCAGCCTGATGCGGGCCTCGGCGTCGGACACCCGGACCACGCTGCGTCCGGCGCTGGTCGGCACCGTCGCGGGAGGCGCCGCCGGCGGCCTGCTGCTGCTCGTGTCGCCCGAACGGCAGGCGTACGCCGCCCTGCTGCCGCTGGCACTCGTGCTGGCCTTCGGCGTCGGCCCGCTGCTCGGCCTGGGCTGGGCCCAGGCGCTGCTCACCCTGCTGCTCATCGTCGTGTTCGCCCAGCTCAACCCCGCGTCCTGGCAACTGGCCGGCGCCCGGGTGGTGGACGTGGCGATCGGCGCCGTGGTGGGCGTCCTGGCCGGCCTGCTGCTCTGGCCGCGCGGCAGCGGCGCCGAACTGTGCCGCAACGCGGGCGCCTACCTGGCGGCGAGCGGGCGGGCCGCCGAGAGGATCGCCGAGGCGTTCGCGGGTACGGCGGACGCGCGCGCCGCGGTCACCGCCGCCCGGCGCGCGGAGGCGCTCGCCACCGCGTCCTTCGTCCAGTACCACGGGGAGCGCCACGACCCCCGGCTGTCGCACATCGACTGGGACGCGGTGCTGGCGGCCGCGCACCGGGCCACCTATGGCGGGCAGGCGCTGCTCGCCGACCGCCGGCCCGGGGTGCTGGCCCGGTGGCCCGGCCCGGCGGCGGCGCTGGTCGCGTGGGCCGGGCGGCTGCGCGACGGCTACGCCGGCCTCGGCCGCCAGGTGACGCGGGGCCGGGTCGACCGGCCGCCGGCGCCGACGGACCCGCCCGGGGACGTCGCGCGGCAGGTGCACGGGATGGTGCGCGACGGCGAGGACCGGCCGGAGGTGCTGGCCCTCGTGGAGGTCGACGGCTGGCTCGGCGACCTCGACGCTCACCTCCGCCGCGCCGGCACGGCGGTTCCCGAGGAGCCGCCTCAGCCGATCCGGCCGCCGGCGGTGACCAACCACTCGCCGGTCTCCCAGTCCGACGGCCCGCCCACCACCCGGTAG
- a CDS encoding NAD(P)-dependent oxidoreductase: protein MTRVAVLGLGGMGAPMAANLVRAGLTTVVWNRHPEPARALGDRGAEIAADPAEAVRGADVAVTMVTDADAVRAIAVDQGMLAALPDGAVWAQMSTIGVTETARLAELVGAERPGVTLVDAPVAGSRGPAEQGRLVVLASGPEQVRDRVAPVFDAVGQRTVWVGPVGAGSRLKLVNNLLLAFVNEGLAAAVALGDALGLDRATVQGALRGSPLVSPWAAEKLDRIAGDDYTTQYSLALALKDVDLALREVPSGRFPAAEALAGEWRHAVEQGLGGDDLTVVTRALAR, encoded by the coding sequence ATGACGAGGGTGGCGGTGCTCGGGCTCGGCGGCATGGGTGCGCCGATGGCGGCGAACCTCGTCCGGGCCGGCTTGACGACGGTGGTGTGGAACCGGCATCCGGAGCCGGCGCGTGCGCTCGGCGACCGGGGCGCCGAGATCGCCGCGGACCCGGCCGAGGCGGTACGCGGGGCCGACGTGGCGGTGACCATGGTGACCGACGCGGACGCGGTGCGCGCGATCGCCGTCGACCAGGGCATGCTGGCCGCGCTGCCCGACGGGGCGGTCTGGGCGCAGATGAGCACCATCGGGGTGACCGAGACCGCGCGCCTGGCCGAGCTGGTCGGCGCCGAGCGACCCGGGGTGACCCTGGTGGACGCGCCGGTGGCCGGGAGCCGGGGCCCGGCCGAACAGGGCCGTCTCGTCGTCCTCGCCTCCGGCCCGGAGCAGGTGCGCGACCGGGTCGCGCCCGTCTTCGACGCGGTCGGGCAGCGGACCGTCTGGGTGGGGCCGGTCGGCGCCGGGTCGCGGCTGAAGCTGGTCAACAACCTGCTGCTGGCCTTCGTGAACGAGGGGCTCGCCGCGGCGGTCGCCCTCGGCGACGCGCTGGGCCTGGACCGCGCCACCGTGCAGGGGGCCCTGCGGGGCAGCCCGCTGGTGTCGCCGTGGGCGGCCGAGAAGCTGGACCGGATCGCCGGGGACGACTACACGACGCAGTACTCCCTGGCCCTGGCCCTCAAGGACGTGGACCTCGCATTGCGCGAGGTGCCGTCCGGCCGGTTCCCGGCCGCCGAGGCCCTGGCCGGCGAGTGGCGACACGCGGTCGAACAGGGCCTCGGCGGTGACGATCTCACGGTCGTGACGCGGGCCCTCGCCCGCTGA
- a CDS encoding lysoplasmalogenase, which translates to MRRPWLGLFGAVALVELVGVALDSTPTQWLAKPLLAPLLLAYLWTARRRLDGVAVGLVSATAGDVALLLSGQAAFLAGMGCFLVTQVAFLTAFLRRRRPPVPAVAGYLLAWAGANALLWGALGPLRLPVLGYSLALSLMAAAATGVSRRAAAGGALFLVSDLLIGVGAAGSDFPGRDLVVMTTYAAALLLITTGWAAATEARPARPPSPAEATQPVP; encoded by the coding sequence GTGAGGCGACCCTGGCTGGGCCTGTTCGGGGCCGTCGCCCTGGTCGAGCTGGTCGGGGTCGCGCTCGACTCGACGCCGACGCAGTGGCTGGCCAAGCCGCTGCTGGCGCCGCTGCTGCTGGCGTACCTCTGGACGGCCCGCCGCAGGCTCGACGGCGTCGCGGTCGGGCTCGTGTCCGCAACCGCCGGGGACGTGGCCCTGCTCCTGTCCGGGCAGGCCGCGTTCCTGGCCGGCATGGGGTGCTTCCTCGTCACCCAGGTCGCGTTCCTCACGGCCTTCCTGCGCCGCCGCCGGCCGCCGGTGCCGGCGGTGGCCGGCTACCTGCTCGCCTGGGCCGGCGCGAACGCGCTGCTCTGGGGCGCGCTGGGTCCGCTGCGGCTGCCGGTGCTCGGCTACAGCCTGGCGCTGTCCCTGATGGCCGCCGCCGCGACCGGGGTGTCCCGGCGCGCGGCGGCCGGCGGGGCGCTCTTCCTCGTGTCCGACCTGCTGATCGGGGTGGGCGCGGCGGGCAGTGACTTTCCCGGCCGGGACCTCGTCGTCATGACCACCTACGCGGCGGCGCTCCTCCTGATCACCACCGGCTGGGCCGCCGCCACGGAAGCGCGACCGGCCCGCCCGCCGTCGCCCGCCGAGGCCACCCAACCCGTCCCCTGA
- a CDS encoding sterol desaturase family protein, whose product MIPAVLYAVPAFLLLIIIEAVSYRFLPDDEERGYELRDTTTSLSMGLGSQIIGFPWKLLTVGIYAALWVVAPVHLSPGDWWTWVIVFFADDVAYYWFHRLHHEVRVLWASHVVHHSSVYYNLSTALRQSWTPMTSLPFWLPLALLGIPPWMIFLQQSVSLLYQFFLHTERVGVLPRPIELIFNTPSHHRVHHGSNAEYLDRNYGGILIVWDRLFGSFEPERAPARYGLTKNIQTYNPLRVATHEFAAIWSDVRHATSWRARLGYVFGRPGWQPAR is encoded by the coding sequence ATGATTCCCGCCGTGCTCTACGCCGTCCCGGCGTTCCTGCTGCTCATCATCATCGAGGCGGTCTCCTACCGGTTCCTCCCCGACGACGAGGAACGCGGCTACGAGCTGCGCGACACCACCACCAGCCTCTCCATGGGCCTGGGCAGCCAGATCATCGGCTTCCCCTGGAAGCTGCTCACCGTCGGCATCTACGCCGCGCTGTGGGTGGTCGCGCCCGTGCACCTCTCCCCCGGCGACTGGTGGACCTGGGTGATCGTCTTCTTCGCCGACGACGTCGCCTACTACTGGTTCCACCGGCTGCACCACGAGGTCCGCGTGCTGTGGGCCAGCCACGTCGTGCACCACTCCAGCGTCTACTACAACCTCTCCACGGCGCTGCGGCAGAGCTGGACGCCGATGACGTCGCTGCCGTTCTGGCTGCCCCTGGCGCTGCTCGGCATCCCGCCGTGGATGATCTTCCTGCAGCAGTCGGTCAGCCTGCTCTACCAGTTCTTCCTGCACACCGAGCGGGTGGGCGTGCTGCCGCGGCCGATCGAGCTCATCTTCAACACGCCCTCGCACCACCGGGTGCACCACGGCTCGAACGCCGAATACCTCGACCGCAACTACGGCGGCATCCTCATCGTCTGGGATCGGCTCTTCGGCTCCTTCGAGCCCGAGCGGGCCCCGGCCCGGTACGGGCTGACCAAGAACATCCAGACCTACAACCCGCTGCGGGTGGCCACCCACGAGTTCGCCGCGATCTGGTCCGACGTCCGGCACGCCACCTCGTGGCGCGCCCGGCTCGGCTACGTCTTCGGCCGGCCGGGCTGGCAGCCGGCCCGGTGA
- a CDS encoding FadR/GntR family transcriptional regulator yields the protein MAFAPVPRASVSDHVFGQLRDAIVSGRYRPEETLPGERELAAVFAVNRHAVREALRRLQQLGLVRVSQGGATRVLDWRVHAGLDLALSLARSADVLPVENLVRDMLEMRSCVGIDAARLCAERGDPEVTDALVRAAEEYGSLAPDLDRMNEANIAIWWLIVRGSGNTAYLLAFNSLVAGTFAVGDVPPDARAAELLDVAGHRRLAAAIAAGQGAAAARHARALLTAPVTTPATPATRREARA from the coding sequence ATGGCCTTCGCTCCCGTGCCCCGCGCCTCGGTCTCGGACCACGTCTTCGGTCAGCTCCGCGACGCGATCGTCAGCGGCCGCTACCGGCCGGAGGAGACGCTGCCCGGCGAGCGGGAGCTGGCCGCCGTGTTCGCCGTGAACCGGCACGCCGTCCGCGAGGCGCTGCGCCGGCTCCAGCAACTCGGGCTGGTCCGGGTCAGCCAGGGCGGCGCCACGCGGGTGCTCGACTGGCGGGTCCACGCCGGCCTTGACCTGGCGCTGTCGCTGGCCCGCTCGGCCGACGTGCTCCCGGTCGAGAACCTGGTCCGCGACATGCTGGAGATGCGGTCCTGCGTCGGGATCGACGCGGCCCGGCTCTGCGCCGAGCGCGGCGACCCGGAGGTCACCGACGCGCTGGTCCGGGCCGCCGAGGAGTACGGCTCCCTCGCTCCCGACCTGGACCGGATGAACGAGGCCAACATCGCGATCTGGTGGCTGATCGTCCGGGGCAGCGGCAACACCGCCTACCTGCTGGCGTTCAACAGCCTGGTGGCCGGCACCTTCGCCGTGGGCGACGTCCCCCCGGACGCCCGGGCCGCCGAGCTGCTCGACGTCGCCGGCCACCGCCGGCTCGCCGCCGCGATCGCGGCCGGTCAGGGCGCCGCGGCCGCCCGGCACGCCCGGGCCCTGCTGACCGCCCCGGTCACCACCCCCGCCACCCCCGCCACCCGAAGGGAAGCCCGAGCATGA